In Candidatus Sericytochromatia bacterium, one DNA window encodes the following:
- a CDS encoding leucyl aminopeptidase, producing MNARAQSCPVQDLQAEGLVVGLYEGETQLTDTAQAIDARVGGLLAAVLAAGDFKGKANQTVLLHSPSTPIKRVVLVGLGKSGDATLETIRQAAGKGVTTLRDVNVKSVTLALTEDAPRGWAPAKPAGRQEVAQAVTEGALLALFQMNDYRTRDLDEIKTVDAVTIWSTGPSEEIEAGVSRGSILADAIRFARTLIMHPSNVATATRMAEDARQACEAAGIAVKIYEKADLEAMKMGGILAVNQGSEHPPKFIVMEYRGGAPDEKPIAIVGKGVTFDTGGISLKPGEGMEKMKYDMAGGAAAIAIMLGAARLGIRKNLVGLVPATDNMPSATALKPGDVFTSYQGLTVEVLNTDAEGRLILCDALTYAVKDKQAAAIIDMATLTGACVVALGTEAVGVLGNHQGLINQLLQSGEKTGDRGWQLPLWKEYNELLRSDIADMKNIGGREAGTITAACFLQRFVGETPWVHLDIAGTAWTEKERPYRPKGPTGTPIRAVLDTLENWPTL from the coding sequence ATGAACGCACGCGCCCAGTCATGTCCAGTCCAAGACCTCCAGGCGGAAGGCCTGGTGGTGGGACTTTACGAAGGAGAAACCCAGCTTACTGATACCGCGCAGGCCATCGATGCGCGCGTGGGAGGCTTGCTGGCGGCCGTCCTGGCGGCGGGTGACTTCAAGGGCAAAGCCAATCAGACCGTGCTGCTGCACAGTCCGAGCACCCCGATCAAGCGGGTGGTGCTGGTGGGACTGGGCAAGTCGGGTGACGCGACGCTGGAAACCATTCGTCAGGCTGCCGGGAAAGGCGTCACGACCCTGCGGGACGTGAACGTGAAGTCGGTCACCCTGGCCCTGACCGAAGACGCGCCACGCGGCTGGGCACCAGCCAAACCCGCCGGACGTCAGGAAGTGGCTCAGGCCGTCACCGAGGGGGCCTTGCTGGCCCTGTTTCAGATGAATGACTACCGCACCCGCGACCTGGATGAGATCAAGACGGTCGACGCCGTGACCATCTGGAGCACCGGTCCCAGCGAGGAGATTGAAGCAGGCGTCAGTCGGGGAAGCATCCTGGCGGATGCGATCCGCTTCGCACGCACCCTGATTATGCACCCGAGCAACGTGGCCACGGCCACTCGCATGGCCGAGGATGCCCGGCAAGCCTGCGAAGCGGCGGGCATTGCCGTGAAAATTTACGAGAAAGCGGATCTGGAAGCGATGAAGATGGGCGGCATTCTGGCCGTCAACCAGGGCAGCGAGCATCCCCCGAAGTTCATCGTGATGGAGTACCGGGGCGGAGCGCCTGACGAGAAGCCCATCGCGATTGTCGGCAAGGGAGTCACCTTCGACACCGGCGGCATTTCGCTGAAACCGGGCGAGGGCATGGAAAAGATGAAATACGACATGGCCGGTGGTGCGGCGGCGATCGCCATCATGCTCGGCGCCGCCCGTCTCGGCATCCGGAAAAACCTGGTGGGCCTGGTCCCCGCCACCGACAACATGCCCAGCGCCACCGCCCTGAAACCGGGTGACGTCTTCACCTCCTACCAGGGCCTGACGGTGGAGGTGCTCAACACCGACGCGGAAGGCCGTCTGATCCTGTGTGATGCCCTGACCTATGCCGTCAAGGACAAGCAAGCGGCAGCCATCATCGACATGGCGACCCTGACCGGCGCCTGCGTGGTGGCGCTGGGGACCGAGGCCGTCGGTGTGCTGGGCAACCATCAGGGGCTGATCAACCAACTGCTACAGTCGGGGGAAAAAACCGGCGATCGCGGCTGGCAGCTGCCTTTGTGGAAGGAATACAACGAGTTGTTGCGCTCGGATATCGCCGACATGAAGAACATTGGTGGCCGCGAAGCAGGCACGATCACGGCGGCCTGTTTCCTCCAACGGTTCGTGGGAGAAACCCCCTGGGTCCACCTGGACATCGCGGGCACCGCCTGGACGGAAAAGGAGCGCCCCTACCGCCCCAAAGGCCCCACGGGAACGCCCATTCGGGCGGTTCTGGATACGCTGGAGAACTGGCCGACGCTCTGA
- a CDS encoding MBL fold metallo-hydrolase, with protein MVRILTVGPFQENCYLIRRGDDLAVVDPGEEADRLIAAIEAEGAKPRYILLTHAHLDHVGAAAELQARFGIPLYVPRDEVRLLEQLPLQCSLFGMPPMVAPRIDHLLDGGQALPLGDTVIEAVLTPGHSPGGVSYRIDDEMFVGDTIFAGSVGRTDLWGGSWETLKASIETHIFSLPDHTVLYPGHGPSTTVGQERSHNPFFN; from the coding sequence ATGGTGCGTATCCTCACCGTCGGCCCGTTTCAAGAGAATTGTTACCTCATCCGTCGCGGCGACGATCTGGCCGTGGTGGACCCTGGCGAAGAGGCCGATCGCCTGATCGCAGCCATCGAAGCCGAAGGCGCCAAGCCTCGCTACATTCTGCTGACGCACGCCCACCTCGACCACGTCGGAGCGGCCGCTGAGCTTCAGGCACGCTTTGGCATTCCTCTCTACGTGCCTCGCGACGAGGTTCGCTTGTTGGAACAATTGCCGTTGCAGTGCAGCCTGTTCGGGATGCCCCCGATGGTCGCGCCTCGCATCGACCACTTGCTCGATGGCGGCCAAGCCCTGCCGCTGGGTGACACCGTGATCGAGGCGGTGCTGACCCCTGGGCACTCTCCAGGGGGCGTGTCGTATCGAATCGACGACGAGATGTTCGTGGGCGATACCATTTTTGCCGGCAGCGTGGGGCGCACCGACCTGTGGGGCGGCTCCTGGGAAACGCTGAAAGCCTCCATCGAAACCCACATTTTCTCGCTTCCCGACCACACGGTGCTCTATCCCGGACACGGGCCAAGCACCACCGTGGGACAGGAACGCTCCCACAACCCGTTCTTCAACTGA